Sequence from the Cryptococcus neoformans var. neoformans JEC21 chromosome 1, complete sequence genome:
TACgccgtcatcttcatctcgaCCCCTCCAAATCCTGCCTTCTTGCAAAACTCGTCCGGCATGATTTCATGcccccttccctttttgaCCATCTCCTCTGCTAAGGAAAGGTAGTCGCAGTATGGCTTATCTTTGGCACAGACTTCTCTGTCAGAGACAGGCGCTTGCATGATCCCGCCGTCGACGTGGTAGGCCGGGTCGTTattgatggaagaggagaggtaGTGCATGACGTTTTGGGAGCCTGTCGAGTGACCCATGATAATAACTTTGGATAAGCCTGTACCATGTCAGAGAGTGCAGCTGGGGTGCAAAGAAACAGCAAGTAGTTACCGCCGGTCGTCTTCAAGTACTTGACCAAGGCCTGCATTTCTTCTCGATCCCGGTCCAAGCTACCTGTGCCGTAGCCACCGTATGCTGAGCTCCAGTGGAATTGAATCCTTGGACCATtagccttcttccatttctcctGACCTGCTTACAGTTTCCACCCGGCTTTTCCTAGGGCATCGCTCAAGGGATAAGTGAAGGGCACTGCGCCGAGGCCGTTTGTGAGACCGCCGATGAAGACGACAGCGCGGGTGGCTGTGAGGTCACCGGAAGTGAAAACTGGATAGAAGAAGGGCCCGCAGGGGATGGTGGTGAGCTGGCCTTGGAGTGACATGCCTTGTGTTTTTTGGTGGAGATGTTGATGCTTGTGCAGTATCAGATAAGGGTGGTTGTCGCGCCAGCTGAGATTGGCGTGCGTGGTGTGGCTGTTCCTGGCGGCGATACCCGGCGGGTGGACGTTTTTTTCTGTTGTTGTGGTTGTTCATGTCTTCTCGACGATGCTCGCTGTGTGCTACAGTGCGCTTCCTCTCCCCCACGATGCCGCCTCGAACTGCACGCCTGTTTGCAATTCTCCGCTCTCTCCGTCCGGTCCACGCCGCCCCCTACCTCGCTGCGGCAGTGGGGGGCACCCTCCTGTACGCGGGGGCCGAATCAGTCAGGCTTGGGCGGTGGGAGAACCCGCTTCTCGTGCACGCCCACTCGCACCCCCAGCCTGTCTTCCGGGTTGATCCCGAGACCTCAATCGAGTTCCCCCTCTCGCTTCCCCTCGCCACTCCCTCTCCGACCCTTACCCTCGTCGGACTCGGCGTACGCAAAGTCTCGTTCCTGAAAATCAAGGTCTACAGCGCCGGCTTCTACTTGCAAGACGGCGCGACCAGGTGTCTCCACCATATTCCCGGATGGGCCGTGAGTCCATGTATCCCTGCTCCCCTCTCTCTGTCGCCATACGTTGACCTTCATCCCCGATCCAGACGTTCACCGCCCAGCATCTCCTCACtgccccttccccttctcccgcCGGCGAGACTGCCGCCCCGCAACTTTCCGGCGAAGCCCTTATGGCCAACTTGCTCGACCAGCGTATCGCATGTGCCGTTCGGATCGGTATGtcattctcttcatccctttgCGTCTCTAAGCAAACATGCAGGGCGACTGACATCGTAATAGTCCCTAACAGGAACACCGATTTCGGCGTACGTCTCTCTCCTCTATTCTGGAAATTCCGCTGACACATAGCCGCCCAATAGCATCTTCGGGACGCCTTCACCCGAGCCTTGATCGGTCGACAGAAACTTGAACGAGCCAAGGGCGCTCTCTCAGAAGCGGATGAAGTTGTATGGCAGACCCTTTTATGCACTCTCGCGACTTCTGCGCCTATGCGGTTCTTGATACCTCAAAGCTGATTATATATTTTGACAGAGAATCACCGAAGCCATCCAGACCCTTAAGACGTTCTTCCCTGCTCAAACAGTTCACAAGGGTAAATCCGTCACACTCCTTCGTCCTCCTGAAGGGGGCATCGTAGTTGAATTCGAAGTAGGTCGTCCTTCCCTGTTCTTCCagttccctttttttttcgcaAAAGCCCATGCTCTTTCTTTCACATCATTAGCATTTGATCAGTAATACTGATGTGCCATCTCTCGGGTAGGGTACAATCCTCGGTAAACTCAACGACCCCTGGATCGGCAAGCAACTCATTTTGACTTACTTTGCGGATAACGGAGCTGTTTCTGACAAGGTACGTCGCACCTTTTTTTATCCTCTCAGAAAGCGTCGATGAAGGCCAGCGCtgctgagaaggagaaattGTAATGTTTGATGTGTGGAAAATGCAATGGCTGATTTGCGGTCCGGTCTCACAGTTGAAGGAAGACGTCGCAAAGGGATTGGAAGGGTTCACCAACAAGCAACGTGCTGGGGGACAGTAAATTCGTCGTGGGGTTCGCCTTTCGGATTTGACAACCCTGTCCccattttcatcctcttccctctctctaCATTATCATGGCATGCGACCCGCCAGTATCTTTCAATCATCGCCTTCTCACGCCGTCAAGATCAGTAACGGTTTTACTGCGTAATTTGCGGCTGTCATACGATAAAATCATGCTTATCAGCCATTATACATCTCATATCTATcactctttttctttaGATCATGTAAAAACAACACTAGAAAGACATGCAGGAACAACTGTTTTCGCTCATTTCACACTCGTGTATATCTTTTCTCGTAGgaccctctttctctaatCGCTCATGGTTTCTCTGATCGCTTATGACCTTCTAAGGCCATCAATGTTACTTGCAATCCATAATCTGCTTCCCGCGCTCATGTGAATGGCTAACCGTGCTTAAGACATGTTAGTCTCTGTCCCACCCTTGGGAGCTTCGGGTTCATCCGGATATCGTGGTCTTGTGCTCTCGATATCATCTAGATTGGACATTGGTAGTCAGTTTTTCTGTAGTCTGCGACGACAAAAATGGTGTGGCAGAAGTAAAGAGAAAAGATCAAGAGCAGTTAGAGAAACCGGGACTCACCCAAAAACGACAAGTACGCCCACTCAACCGCCTCGGCCGCCCAATAGAAATCACAGTGCTCACTATCCTCCAGCTTTGTCACCTTGATCACCTtcacatccttctccttctccttcagccTCTCCAACAACGGATCGGCAAAAACCAAAAAATCCCTTCCACCATGGTATATTGACAGTGCAGGGAAACGCTTGTCGAACCATCGTGGGAGGGAGTCATCCAAAGTGCATTTACGGTCGGCAAAACCGCCTTTGCCGCACCAccagaagatggaggcggaggagacGGGGGTAGGTGTAAAGCGGAACATTTTCGTTTTGCGCCGATGAAGCCTATATATACAAGTTTGATTAGTTCCTTCAGGCTAGTGGGATTACATAGTCATTTCCCCACGCACCAGTTGGTATCCGTCCAGCTGAACAAAAACGCAAACATAATGTAACCCAGCGACGCAAACATACTCGGCGGAGCATAGTCGTATGCCCACCTCATTAGCGGTATGAAATCGAGTACACCGAAAAACCTTTTCCACGTCGGCCAATCCATCTTGTTTAGCGTTGTGAATGGGAACCCGGTAGTGAGAGTCCCCGCATACACGGCGGGGGCGAGCGCGATGAATACAGAAAGCTTTGAGCCGAGGGAGGGGCACATTccgagggagagagagatgaaCGCGAGACCGTTGCCTTGAGAATGGCCGATGAATGCAATCTTGTCGTACCCAGTTTCTCGACAGACGTGTTCAACGAGCGCAGGGAGGTCGTACATTGCAAGTTCTCTAATCGTCCAGTCTTGTACAGGTCAGCTTTAATCACAAACTGTTTAGACTTACCCCAGAATCTCGGGTCGTTCCGGCTGAAGGTTCGGTGGCCCATATCGAACACTCCTCTTGTATTTCCAAGATAGACCTGATACTTCCCCTCTCTGGCTAACCAGAACGCAAGAGATCGGTCTTCAGATGTGACAAATGACCCCGAGGATTGAAATAGACCGTGAAGGATAAGGACGGGGAAACCGCCTCGACCGTCAGAGTGTGTTTGGGCGTCGGGATCGATAACACGGTGCATCCTATCGGTTAGCGCAGGTTTCAAAAGGTAAACTCACTTTAAATAATAGCCATCTTCCGTCTCCACAGTCTGATGCTCAATGTCCATCCCCACTTGCTTTGCATAAAACGCGGGATCTTTACTGACCgtctttccctcctttttccaatattcctcatcatcccatGGAAACTTCCTTGGTCTCTCTGGCCAAATCCATTTTGGTAAACATTTTGCCACTTCCGCAGCAACCGCCCACAGCAcgacaagaacaagaaagTAGGTCGATAATATAATTGACGTAGTTTGGATGAACAGCAAATTGAGTTTTGCCCAGAGTGAAAGAGGAGCGGGAGACATAGGCGAATACGTTGATAATGATGGAGGCGGGAAGGTCGGCCGGGTGAGGTGTTGTGAGGGAGTCGTCGACCGGTCTATAAATATTCGCCTCAAGATACCTCTGTTTGAAGCGGTAGACGCGGCAGAGGAAGCACGCGACAGGCTTGGCCGTAATGGGATTGGTGCCAAAAGAGGCACATCTTCTGCTCTCGAATATACATCCTCGTCCACTTCATATTCTGGCGTCTTGACCTCTCCGCCTCTCACTGCTCGGGCCTGGGCGGCAGCAGTTTGGCAGTTGGGCAGACTCATTGCTGCTCGTGCTGGGGCATCCAGCAATGTTGAAGGGGGACTTCGTACGAGCGAGGGGATTTCTGAGGGCACAGACCGGGATGGATGGGGATTCAAAGAGGTTGTTTGGGCTTGACTCGCGGTTTTCAAAGGGGACGGTGGATACCCTGTGTCTTCGTCGCGTTTCTCGCTGAGATACTTATTAGGTATTAATGCAGCGTCACCAGACAGCGGAGCGCCTTCTGTAGGTGTAAGTGGTGATCGAGACTTGGTGATAGGACTGGGAGCGATGAGGGCTGCTGTTGCGTTGAGAAAAgatgttggagaaggaattAGGGATGTCATTTTGCTGAGGTGCAGGGTTAGCGGGGCCGCGCTTTGAGAATGCCGTAATGTTGTTTATCCCACGGTTGAACCAGTACTGGTTGTTTACTTACTGCGATAAGTTATGtcaaaaaagaaggcaaaAGTAGCGGGATGGCTCAGGCGGAGATACCAATGATGTATGATAATTTCCCACCCGATGCTTGCTGCACTTCGGAGCTATGCAGGGGCATCGACTGTGAGGGACGAGACCTCACCACTTGTTCGAAATCAGGATTGACTGCCAGCGACAAATAGAAGAGTTACTTGGTGTCTTGCAGTGCTTTAGGAGACTGCTAGATCCCTTGCCCCTGCTCAATATTGGTCGAGCGttagaggaagaaaagaagaagaaatagaGTTTCGTGTTAAAAAGTATCTATCGCACTGCTGCGTCGTGGTTATAAAGAGCAACCGGCGTAGTGAGCACAAAAGACGTGCCGGGATGTCTGTCGTTCCCAATGGCACAGTCTGTGTAAGGGTGGCCCAACGGTTGGAGGTGATAATGgtgatgagaaggatgatggaatTTTGAATGTGTTTGGTGGGGAAAACGTCTTACGATGCGGATGTTTTTTGGGTttggaaatggagaaataTGGGAATAGGCACAAGGAGTGCGACATCCCTTCATCCGCCTTTTAAttccctttcatcatcagtgTGAGTCCCTGACTATGTATCCTGAGCGGGATCAGTGGCCTGTAAAAGCGCAAAAAGCTTTTCTTTCCGGTTGTTCAGATACAGGGTTGCGACGCCCTCCTATGGTCTATTATGACGGCATGGGCAATGGAGCGGCAACAGCAGCACCATAATTTATCTAATCTCATCAGACAACAACACATCATGATGTACTACTACAGATTCTGGACTGCCATACAGAGTGCACATTTCCAGCCCATAAGCAAGCGATGCTGCTTCATGCATCGTGCGTCCTGCTGACCCCACCGTACACCAACAACGGTCACGTCGGCATTGAGGACGTCGGGCCTTCAACCACAAAAACATGATTGAACAACACTTTATCTGACCTCATCATGTCTCATGCAGCTTACTGCCTCAGTTTCTCTTTTGAAAACCCTTACAATCTTATCTCTAAGTATTTAAATAgctgcctcctcttccaaggaTGACACTTTACCTGACAAAAATATTCAGTAGCTGTATTTTAAATGTGCAAACTCATCCAGAGAATGACTGGGCGGGCGTCTCTCTGCTTTGTATCCTTCCCAAGCCctcccctcttcccttctctaAAGGGAGACCTATCCTTTTGAAGCTTTCTCTCTCATCACTTGGGTAAATTTCCGAGTATTTCTTACAATTACGATATACATCCTAAGTTTTCTCAAAATTCTTACCGACACAGCGCAGCATTCTCCGCTTCTCGCTCCCCTCCACCATTGCTCCCTCCACCACTGTTTCCTCCGCCGTCTCCCCTATCAGTGGGCTCTCTCCATACGGCTTCCCCAACTTGAATTACACTGCCAATTAAAAACGCCCAACTTCCCCAAAACGTTGCAAGATCAGATTCATACTCCACTCCCGAAGCGGAAGAGTAGCCAAGTGCACCGCATAGGGTAAAACCGATGGCTCCAATCAGGTTCCAGAAAGCAACTTCAAGTAAAAGTTAGCGGGTTAGCAAGGGGGAAAACATTGGGAAGACATACCCCACCAACCGATATCTGTGATGTTTGGTAACCACCAATGTTTTTGAACTTCAAtcatgaggatgagggaggATACAATGAAGCCTGAGCCGCCGACAACTGTTTGATTTAGCTTTTGTCGACCAACCAAGAGATGTAGCACACCTTGAGGGGTCCAAAAAAAGACATCAACGATAGCGGTAGATCCTCCCCCTGAGGCATACCCTGGAATTACACCTGGCAAACCGGTCCTATTGCTGGTCAGTCTCATGTATACAATGCAGTTTGTCCATTTACAAGGTTGAAACCCAGAACACAGTTGCTGCAAAAAGCTGGATGATTGCCTAAGATGTACTGTCAGCTTTAAGAGTCTTAATCGAATAGACTCACAGCCATGTATCCCATATCATGCCACATAGGTCTTCCCCACCATATAAACTTCTTTGCGCCTCTCGTTATTCCGTCTTTTATTTCCTGCTGAGACTTTCGAAGGTTGGGGCTAGCATATGTGAGCTCATTAGATGGTTTCATTAGGGTTGAAGAATCCATAGTTGCATAATGAGGAGTATGTCTTCGGTGAGATAATAATTGTCCAATAGCTGTACCAAAGTTGatttctcgtcctctaACAACCCTTCAGCCTCACTTTCCATCAGCAGGACGCATCAGACTCACCGATCTAAAGCCTCTATGACCATCAGATACGAGCCTAGCTCAAATATCGTCCCTCCGATAAACGCCGTGGCTGATGCAGTACGTGAAACTGTGTCTGTATCTAATCTTGGTCTAAGTAATGGAAGCCACACGAGGAATGCTGCGTGGCGTTAGCTTTTCGCTACCGACAAGTCGTAGGTACATACCATTTATGACCCATACGGCGGATCCTAGAGTAAACGACACCGCAACCCAAAAGCTCACGTCCGCCTTGAAGTGAGGACGAAGCCTGATATCCTCTGTTCTCCGTATCCTTGCAACAGCCATCTGTTCCATTTGCTCCACGgttaccttcttctctttgctcTTGTCGTCTTCAACttgacctttttcttcttcaggcTTCTCATGCCTCACATAGTGGATGTTGGCCTGTTTTGGGGCATATCTGCCTTTTCGTGCTCTTCTCGATGACCAGCTTCCGGCTTTTGCTCCAGTTTGGGAGTCAGTGAATGAAAGGTTTGTAGGGGTGAAAAAGGGATGGGGCGAGCGGTGGGAATGGAGGATGTACGAAGAGTGAGGCTGTATCTGGTGGCGTTCTGTGTAACTCATGAGGACCGCCAGTTTTATAGCTGTTTGATATGTACATCGCCATCAAGGCTGAATGTTGATGTCTATTTACAGCGCTACTCAAAAGTCACAGCGTCATGACGCACTGCGGTATGTTGCCCATCATGCACGCCCTCATCTATAAATTAGCTTCCGGGTTGTTCTACCTGATTTGGCTAATTACGTAAGGTCGTCACAGAAGAATCAAGGAAGGAGACGGATGCGACCAAGGTGTATTTGCCCGCCCATATGTGGGATCGAGAGCATATAGGCTTGCATCAGCGAGTTCCTATGCATATCCTTCCCAGCTGCAGGCCACGTGTCATGATCCTTCATGTCATCCGTGGTTCGGCGCATCTCACACCGCTCCCATTCCCACACCCCACACCCCACACGGCGCACTGGCCTCTCTCAAACCCGCATTGGCCTTTCCCAAACCCGCACCGAGACATCCTTTCGCCATTGCTGACACCCCACTGCCTCTTTTCATCTGTGTTCTATGCTTTTACAAATCCAATAGATAATCTTTCTAATTCGCAGCGCTCTTCTCAGTCACCAACACGATGATACGCCTCAACATCCCTTTGTTCGCATTCACCACCACACTCATCATCGCCCTCTTGCCAAACGCTGCAGCCCAAACTTGCAACACTACCAACCTATGCCCATCTGCAGCACCTTGCTGTTCAGAGTACGGGTACTGTGGAACAGGCAGCTACTGTTTGGGAGGTTGCGAGCCGCTATGTAAGTCAAAATAGCATATCTATGAGTGATGATGTAGCTCACAGGAAACAGACTCCCACGAAGTCACTTCATGCCGGCCAAATCCTATCTGTACCTCCTTCAAGACAGAATTTACTGACCTTAGCAGAGTTCAACTGAATGCATCTCTATACGACGGTAATGCCACAGCGTACGATTGGGTCGGTGAGTACGAACGAAAATGTCTGCTTAAGGCTGTGCTAAAACCTGTCAGTTAATACGGGATCCCTGGTCGCTTCATCGGATAATGATGGAGCTCGTCTTATCCTAACCCAGAACAACACTGGCTCCAAGATATCTAGTACCCGTTACATCCACTACGGAACTATCGACTTTACTTTGCAGACGTCAAAATGGGCCGGTGTGGTGACAGCAGCAATCACAATGTCTGATGTCAAGGATGAAATAGATTGGGAATGGCCTGGGTCTAATACCGATATGGTGCAAACAAACTATTGGTTCTTGGGTGTCGCAAACTGTGAGCAGCAAATGCCGAAATAATTAGCTGATTAATAGACTCGGCGACGGAGGGTGCTTCCAGCTCGGTGTCTTCCGATACAGCTACCAACTTTCACACCTACACTGTAGGTATTGATGGAGTAACGTAGCGTTCGACTGACTCAATGACAGATTGACTGGCAAGAGAGTTACATCAGTTGGAGTATTGATGGGTTACTGGTCCGTACAGTCAGGAAGATAGATACCATTTCTGAAGACGGGACACAATAGTAAGCCAAGCGTCTCACTCACCTCATAACAAAGCAGTATAGAACAAATACTTGTAGATCTGACATTCATGCAGTAAATTCCCCTCCACTCCATCTCGTGTTCAAATCTCCATTTGGCCCGCCGGCACGGACGACAATGCCCAGGGCACTATCGACTGGGCGGGGGGCTACATCGATTGGACAAACAGTGACTACCTGTTCAACGGGTATTTCTGGAACACCATCAAGAGTGTCAATATCAGCTGCGCATATGACACTGCTTCTTCTGGGGCGACGGGTTGGGCTTACTCTGGTAATGATACTTCAGGGATACCGGTGAGTCCAACAATCTCATTCCGTTTCCCTATTATTCCTGCCTCGTTCAGCCAAGGCGACGAGGAACAAGGAAACTCAACGAGAGATGTTGACGCTTTGTCGTATATCCC
This genomic interval carries:
- a CDS encoding expressed protein; this translates as MPPRTARLFAILRSLRPVHAAPYLAAAVGGTLLYAGAESVRLGRWENPLLVHAHSHPQPVFRVDPETSIEFPLSLPLATPSPTLTLVGLGVRKVSFLKIKVYSAGFYLQDGATRCLHHIPGWATFTAQHLLTAPSPSPAGETAAPQLSGEALMANLLDQRIACAVRIVPNRNTDFGHLRDAFTRALIGRQKLERAKGALSEADEVRITEAIQTLKTFFPAQTVHKGKSVTLLRPPEGGIVVEFEGTILGKLNDPWIGKQLILTYFADNGAVSDKLKEDVAKGLEGFTNKQRAGGQ
- a CDS encoding lipid particle protein, putative encodes the protein MTSLIPSPTSFLNATAALIAPSPITKSRSPLTPTEGAPLSGDAALIPNKYLSEKRDEDTGYPPSPLKTASQAQTTSLNPHPSRSVPSEIPSLVRSPPSTLLDAPARAAMSLPNCQTAAAQARAVRGGEVKTPEYEVDEDVYSRAEDVPLLAPIPLRPSLSRASSAASTASNRGILRRIFIDRSTTPSQHLTRPTFPPPSLSTYSPMSPAPLSLWAKLNLLFIQTTSIILSTYFLVLVVLWAVAAEVAKCLPKWIWPERPRKFPWDDEEYWKKEGKTVSKDPAFYAKQVGMDIEHQTVETEDGYYLKMHRVIDPDAQTHSDGRGGFPVLILHGLFQSSGSFVTSEDRSLAFWLAREGKYQVYLGNTRGVFDMGHRTFSRNDPRFWDWTIRELAMYDLPALVEHVCRETGYDKIAFIGHSQGNGLAFISLSLGMCPSLGSKLSVFIALAPAVYAGTLTTGFPFTTLNKMDWPTWKRFFGVLDFIPLMRWAYDYAPPSMFASLGYIMFAFLFSWTDTNWLHRRKTKMFRFTPTPVSSASIFWWCGKGGFADRKCTLDDSLPRWFDKRFPALSIYHGGRDFLVFADPLLERLKEKEKDVKVIKVTKLEDSEHCDFYWAAEAVEWAYLSFLDDIESTRPRYPDEPEAPKGGTETNMS
- a CDS encoding expressed protein, translated to MSYTERHQIQPHSSYILHSHRSPHPFFTPTNLSFTDSQTGAKAGSWSSRRARKGRYAPKQANIHYVRHEKPEEEKGQVEDDKSKEKKVTVEQMEQMAVARIRRTEDIRLRPHFKADVSFWVAVSFTLGSAVWVINAFLVWLPLLRPRLDTDTVSRTASATAFIGGTIFELGSYLMVIEALDRGREINFGTAIGQLLSHRRHTPHYATMDSSTLMKPSNELTYASPNLRKSQQEIKDGITRGAKKFIWWGRPMWHDMGYMAAIIQLFAATVFWVSTLTGLPGVIPGYASGGGSTAIVDVFFWTPQVVGGSGFIVSSLILMIEVQKHWWLPNITDIGWWVAFWNLIGAIGFTLCGALGYSSASGVEYESDLATFWGSWAFLIGSVIQVGEAVWREPTDRGDGGGNSGGGSNGGGEREAENAALCR
- a CDS encoding cell wall organization and biogenesis-related protein, putative, whose translation is MIRLNIPLFAFTTTLIIALLPNAAAQTCNTTNLCPSAAPCCSEYGYCGTGSYCLGGCEPLYSHEVTSCRPNPICTSFKTEFTDLSRVQLNASLYDGNATAYDWVVNTGSLVASSDNDGARLILTQNNTGSKISSTRYIHYGTIDFTLQTSKWAGVVTAAITMSDVKDEIDWEWPGSNTDMVQTNYWFLGVANYSATEGASSSVSSDTATNFHTYTIDWQESYISWSIDGLLVRTVRKIDTISEDGTQYKFPSTPSRVQISIWPAGTDDNAQGTIDWAGGYIDWTNSDYLFNGYFWNTIKSVNISCAYDTASSGATGWAYSGNDTSGIPIVTITNASTLISAGRKRIVEVQTNSRAIGGVGLLVISGFAFFGGVALF